In Athene noctua chromosome 8, bAthNoc1.hap1.1, whole genome shotgun sequence, a genomic segment contains:
- the FAM43A gene encoding protein FAM43A, translating into MLPWKRSKVELVAGEARRQSKPKGYAVSVHYSALTSLARACPESALHRVGSMFRSKRRKFRVTSEDPTYTVLYLGNATTIQSKGEGCTDLAVCKIWSKSEAGRQGTKMKLTISAQGIRMAHAEDKGLRRPGHLYLLHRVTYCVADPRLPRVFAWIYRHELKHKAVMLRCHAVLVSKPEKAKAMALLLYQTSATALAEFRRLKKRDDARHQQQQLVGEQSIPLVPLRKLLNGQCCYKPPVERSRSAPKLGSITEDLLGEEQEERAMHCDCEDILEALGEPEGELLRAGAGRGEGPELGQLLRDLGELSLGNDLRSLRADLRVRRLLSGESTGSESSLESNGPDGAAPPCNGAEQPPPGDPETG; encoded by the coding sequence ATGCTGCCCTGGAAGCGGAGCAAGGTGGAGCTGGTGGCGGGCGAGGCGCGGCGGCAGAGCAAGCCCAAGGGCTACGCGGTGAGCGTGCACTACTCGGCGCTCACCTCGCTGGCCCGCGCCTGCCCCGAGAGCGCCCTGCACCGCGTGGGCAGCATGTTCCGCTCCAAGCGGCGGAAATTCCGCGTGACTAGCGAGGACCCCACTTACACCGTGCTCTACCTGGGCAACGCCACCACCATCCAGTCCAAGGGCGAGGGCTGCACCGACCTGGCCGTCTGCAAGATCTGGAGCAAGAGCGAGGCGGGCCGGCAGGGCACCAAGATGAAGCTGACCATCAGCGCGCAGGGCATCCGCATGGCCCACGCCGAGGACAAGGGGCTGCGCCGGCCCGGCCACCTCTACCTGCTGCACCGGGTCACCTACTGCGTGGCCGACCCGCGGCTGCCGCGCGTCTTCGCCTGGATCTACCGCCACGAGCTGAAGCACAAGGCGGTGATGCTGCGCTGCCACGCCGTGCTGGTCTCCAAGCCCGAGAAGGCGAAGGCCATGGCCCTGCTGCTCTACCAGACCTCGGCCACGGCGCTGGCCGAGTTCCGCCGGCTGAAGAAGCGGGACGACGCGcggcaccagcagcagcagctggtgggcGAGCAGAGCATCCCGCTGGTGCCGCTGCGCAAGCTGCTCAACGGGCAGTGCTGCTACAAGCCGCCGGTGGAGCGGAGCCGCAGCGCGCCCAAGCTGGGCTCCATCACGGAGGACCTGCTGGGCGAGGAGCAGGAGGAGCGGGCCATGCACTGCGACTGCGAGGACATCCTGGAGGCGCTGGGCGAGCCCGAGGGCGAGCTGCTGCGCGCCGGCGCCGGACGCGGCGAGGGCCCGGAGCTGGGCCAGCTCCTCCGCGACCTGGGCGAGCTCAGCCTGGGCAACGACCTGCGCTCGCTGCGCGCCGACCTCCGGGTCCGCCGGCTGCTCTCCGGCGAGAGCACGGGCAGCGAGTCCTCCCTGGAGAGCAACGGCCCGGACGGCGCCGCCCCGCCCTGCAACGGCGCCGAGCAGCCGCCCCCCGGCGACCCCGAGACCGGCTga